From a single Micromonospora carbonacea genomic region:
- the tig gene encoding trigger factor: MKSTVETLSPTRVRLAIEVPFVELEPSLKKAYREIGSQVQVPGFRRGKVPAAVIDQRVGRGTVLNEAVQEAIPQNILAAVREHDLKTLGRPEVEITEFNDGDSLNFTAEVDVRPEIALPELDSIEVTVDELQIDDSEIEEQVKNLRERFATLKTVERAAVEGDYVQIDLNATVDGEDVPGGSATNISHEVGSKQLLPGLDEALVGLAAGESTTFTTQLVGGDFAGRDAEVAVTVRTVKEKELPELDDDFAQMASEFDTIEELRADVRERVTRGKRVEQIYAARDKALEQLVEAAGVPAPEGVVREEVEGRKQAMIDQLERIGASLEEYLAAEEKTEEQIDAELNEAATDGVKIQLLLDTLADAEEIQVSDDEFGHEIVHRAQRAGMPPQQYYDQLVRSGSAAAVFGDVRRGKALASVMERIKIKDTAGNEVSLDAIRAESEEAHDHDHEH, from the coding sequence GTGAAGAGCACCGTCGAGACTCTGAGCCCGACGCGCGTGCGGCTCGCCATCGAGGTGCCGTTCGTCGAGCTCGAGCCGAGCCTCAAGAAGGCGTACCGGGAGATCGGTTCGCAGGTGCAGGTGCCCGGCTTCCGGCGGGGCAAGGTGCCGGCCGCCGTGATCGACCAGCGGGTGGGCCGGGGCACCGTCCTCAACGAGGCGGTGCAGGAGGCCATCCCGCAGAACATCCTCGCCGCGGTCCGCGAGCACGACCTGAAGACCCTCGGTCGCCCCGAGGTCGAGATCACCGAGTTCAACGACGGCGACTCCCTCAACTTCACCGCCGAGGTGGACGTCCGGCCCGAGATCGCCCTGCCGGAGCTCGACTCGATCGAGGTCACCGTTGACGAGCTCCAGATCGACGACAGCGAGATCGAGGAGCAGGTGAAGAACCTGCGCGAGCGGTTCGCCACCCTGAAGACCGTCGAGCGGGCCGCCGTCGAGGGCGACTACGTGCAGATCGACCTGAACGCCACGGTCGACGGCGAGGACGTGCCGGGCGGCTCGGCGACCAACATCTCCCACGAGGTCGGCAGCAAGCAGCTCCTGCCGGGGCTGGACGAGGCCCTCGTCGGCCTCGCCGCCGGCGAGAGCACCACCTTCACCACCCAGCTCGTCGGCGGCGACTTCGCCGGCCGGGACGCCGAGGTGGCGGTGACCGTGCGCACGGTCAAGGAGAAGGAGCTGCCGGAGCTGGACGACGACTTCGCCCAGATGGCGAGCGAGTTCGACACCATCGAGGAGCTGCGCGCCGACGTGCGCGAGCGGGTCACCCGGGGCAAGCGGGTCGAGCAGATCTACGCCGCCCGGGACAAGGCCCTGGAGCAGCTCGTCGAGGCCGCCGGGGTGCCGGCGCCGGAGGGTGTCGTCCGCGAGGAGGTCGAGGGCCGCAAGCAGGCCATGATCGACCAGCTGGAGCGGATCGGCGCGTCCCTGGAGGAATACCTCGCGGCCGAGGAGAAGACCGAGGAGCAGATCGACGCCGAGCTCAACGAGGCGGCGACCGACGGCGTCAAGATCCAGCTGCTGCTGGACACCCTGGCCGACGCCGAGGAGATCCAGGTCTCCGACGACGAGTTCGGCCACGAGATCGTCCACCGCGCGCAGCGCGCCGGGATGCCCCCGCAGCAGTACTACGACCAGCTGGTCCGCTCGGGCAGCGCGGCGGCCGTCTTCGGCGACGTGCGGCGCGGCAAGGCGCTGGCCTCGGTGATGGAGCGCATCAAGATCAAGGACACGGCGGGCAACGAGGTGAGCCTCGACGCCATCCGCGCCGAGAGCGAAGAGGCCCACGACCACGACCACGAGCACTGA
- a CDS encoding ATP-dependent Clp protease proteolytic subunit: MTDMHIPAKPLRAIDARGGENIGNLDDSVYNRLLRERIIFLGSEVNDQVANRICAQLLLLAAEDPDRDIFLWINSPGGSVYSGMAIYDTMQYIDNDVSTVAMGMAASMGQLLLCAGTKGKRYALPHARIMMHQPSGGMGGTASDIAIQAEQMLYTKRMFQERVAFHTGQTQAQIEADSDRDRWFTAQEAMDYGFIDKVITGAAQVPEGAGTLS; encoded by the coding sequence ATGACCGACATGCACATCCCAGCGAAGCCGCTCCGGGCGATCGATGCCCGCGGTGGCGAGAACATTGGCAACCTCGACGACTCGGTCTACAACCGGTTGCTCAGGGAACGCATCATCTTCCTCGGCAGCGAGGTGAACGACCAGGTGGCCAACCGCATCTGCGCGCAGCTGCTGCTGCTCGCGGCGGAGGACCCGGACCGGGACATCTTCCTCTGGATCAACTCGCCCGGGGGCTCGGTCTACTCGGGCATGGCGATCTACGACACGATGCAGTACATCGACAACGACGTCTCCACGGTGGCGATGGGCATGGCCGCCTCCATGGGGCAGCTGCTGCTCTGCGCGGGCACCAAGGGCAAGCGCTACGCCCTGCCCCACGCGCGGATCATGATGCACCAGCCGTCCGGCGGCATGGGCGGCACCGCGTCGGACATCGCCATCCAGGCGGAGCAGATGCTCTACACGAAGCGGATGTTCCAGGAGCGGGTGGCCTTCCACACCGGCCAGACCCAGGCCCAGATCGAGGCGGACTCGGACCGCGACCGCTGGTTCACCGCCCAGGAGGCCATGGACTACGGCTTCATCGACAAGGTGATCACCGGAGCCGCGCAGGTTCCGGAAGGCGCCGGGACCCTGAGCTGA
- a CDS encoding ATP-dependent Clp protease proteolytic subunit: MTDLSLPPQFAAVHNRYVLPSFVERTSYGVKESNPYNKLFEDRIIFLGVQVDDASANDVMAQLLTLEGTDPDRDIIMYINSPGGSFTAMTAIYDTMQYVRPDISTVCLGQAASAAAVLLAAGTPGKRMALPNSRIIIHQPATEGGYGQGSDIEIQAREIMRMRTQLEEMLSRHCNQPVEKVRKDIDRDKIMTAEESREYGLVDTILTSRKKGLLAANAAS, from the coding sequence ATGACCGACCTGAGCCTGCCGCCCCAGTTCGCGGCCGTGCACAACCGCTACGTCCTGCCGTCCTTCGTCGAGCGCACGTCGTACGGGGTGAAGGAGTCCAACCCGTACAACAAGCTCTTCGAAGACCGGATCATCTTCCTCGGCGTCCAGGTGGACGACGCGTCCGCCAACGACGTGATGGCGCAGTTGCTGACGCTCGAGGGCACCGACCCCGACCGCGACATCATCATGTACATCAACTCGCCGGGTGGTTCGTTCACCGCGATGACGGCGATCTACGACACGATGCAGTACGTCCGGCCGGACATCTCCACCGTCTGCCTGGGGCAGGCCGCCAGCGCGGCTGCGGTGCTGCTCGCCGCCGGCACGCCGGGCAAGCGGATGGCGCTGCCGAACTCGCGGATCATCATCCACCAGCCGGCCACCGAGGGCGGCTACGGGCAGGGCTCGGACATCGAGATCCAGGCCCGGGAGATCATGCGGATGCGGACGCAGCTGGAGGAGATGCTCTCCCGGCACTGCAACCAGCCGGTGGAGAAGGTCCGCAAGGACATCGACCGGGACAAGATCATGACGGCCGAGGAGTCCCGCGAGTACGGGCTGGTCGACACGATCCTCACCAGCCGCAAGAAGGGGCTGCTCGCCGCCAACGCGGCCAGCTGA